One Bombus pyrosoma isolate SC7728 linkage group LG7, ASM1482585v1, whole genome shotgun sequence genomic window carries:
- the LOC122569323 gene encoding uncharacterized protein LOC122569323 isoform X1 produces the protein MPLSQRHVSPPFGGYLFLKKHVLEDASMLLVYQAITLQFVFCLALIYGNGSMGKPLTPEDVEGLLPPTPHDKNETIAAVVQDPVVQDAVHHTVSNRSLNGLVVKKHVFIMPATNPNLILSKREHLLVVPTENLEDVRRNITEAKEAEAQESSSPENQAFFEYDAREYTLEGSDGRSEEKENESFSEQNVTQPISSNEKRKNETEFLEDKHSYGIVLPEDSSSHKVAVPIVAVIDPSNADKGKVKSPIVAILPNQVKNGELNSQVEFLKHNSEKIQKKAQDFVDQSSLTVNPDYWKSSTPSENTVALSPYSSAPVSYLDEAAPSLATNEKFLSPVVVSQWAMLTPSLQDDQMDYSQETGDMDVAEDIIFRPLFRYRQESQQRSKYYDESNRRYSYTPYRGYDNYYPTRYFYRPRNGGY, from the exons GCGATCACGTTGCAATTTGTTTTTTGCTTGGCCTTAATCTATGGGAATGGTTCAATGGGGAAACCTTTGACGCCAGAGGATGTAGAGGGTTTACTTCCACCAACCCCACACGATAAGAACGAAACGATAGCTGCAGTTGTTCAGGATCCAGTTGTCCAGGATGCTGTGCATCATACAGTTTCCAATAGATCTCTAAATGGATTAGTTGTTAAAAAGCATGTATTTATAATGCCAGCTACCAATCCCAATCTG ATACTATCGAAACGCGAACACCTTCTGGTGGTTCCCACTGAGAACTTGGAAGACGtacgaagaaatattactGAAGCGAAGGAAGCAGAAGCTCAAGAGTCTTCATCGCCAGAGAACCAAGCATTCTTCGAATACGACGCACGTGAATATACGCTAGAG GGCAGCGACGGCCGatcagaagaaaaagagaacgagtCCTTCTCAGAGCAGAACGTGACCCAACCGATATCATCGAACGAGAAACGTAAAAACGAAACCGAATTCTTGGAAGACAAGCATAGTTACGGAATTGTGTTACCGGAAGACTCATCTTCGCATAAGGTGGCCGTTCCTATTGTTGCGGTCATTGATCCTTCAAACGCTGATAAGGGCAAAGTGAAGAGCCCCATCGTGGCCATTCTGCCTAATCAAGTTAAAAATGGCGAGCTGAATAGCCAGGTTGAATTCTTGAAGCATAACAGCGAGAAGATTCAGAAGAAAGCTCAAGACTTTGTTGATCAGAGTTCATTGACGGTCAATCCTGACTATTGGAAATCTTCCACACCGTCGGAG AACACTGTTGCTTTATCGCCTTATAGCAGTGCACCAGTGTCCTACTTGGATGAAGCAGCCCCAAGTTTGGCTACAAACGAAAAGTTCTTGTCTCCAGTAGTCGTGTCGCAATGGGCAATGCTGACACCATCTCTGCAGGATGATCAAATGGATTATTCACAAGAAACAGGTGACATGGATGTAGCtgaagatattatatttagacCTCTGTTTAGGTATCGACAGGAATCACAGCAGCGGTCTAAATACTATGACGAAAGCAATCGACGATACAGTTACACACCGTATCGCGGTTATGACAACTATTATCCAACACGATATTTTTACAGACCTCGTAACGGCGGTTATTAA
- the LOC122569323 gene encoding uncharacterized protein LOC122569323 isoform X2, whose amino-acid sequence MKHKMAITLQFVFCLALIYGNGSMGKPLTPEDVEGLLPPTPHDKNETIAAVVQDPVVQDAVHHTVSNRSLNGLVVKKHVFIMPATNPNLILSKREHLLVVPTENLEDVRRNITEAKEAEAQESSSPENQAFFEYDAREYTLEGSDGRSEEKENESFSEQNVTQPISSNEKRKNETEFLEDKHSYGIVLPEDSSSHKVAVPIVAVIDPSNADKGKVKSPIVAILPNQVKNGELNSQVEFLKHNSEKIQKKAQDFVDQSSLTVNPDYWKSSTPSENTVALSPYSSAPVSYLDEAAPSLATNEKFLSPVVVSQWAMLTPSLQDDQMDYSQETGDMDVAEDIIFRPLFRYRQESQQRSKYYDESNRRYSYTPYRGYDNYYPTRYFYRPRNGGY is encoded by the exons ATGAAACATAAAATG GCGATCACGTTGCAATTTGTTTTTTGCTTGGCCTTAATCTATGGGAATGGTTCAATGGGGAAACCTTTGACGCCAGAGGATGTAGAGGGTTTACTTCCACCAACCCCACACGATAAGAACGAAACGATAGCTGCAGTTGTTCAGGATCCAGTTGTCCAGGATGCTGTGCATCATACAGTTTCCAATAGATCTCTAAATGGATTAGTTGTTAAAAAGCATGTATTTATAATGCCAGCTACCAATCCCAATCTG ATACTATCGAAACGCGAACACCTTCTGGTGGTTCCCACTGAGAACTTGGAAGACGtacgaagaaatattactGAAGCGAAGGAAGCAGAAGCTCAAGAGTCTTCATCGCCAGAGAACCAAGCATTCTTCGAATACGACGCACGTGAATATACGCTAGAG GGCAGCGACGGCCGatcagaagaaaaagagaacgagtCCTTCTCAGAGCAGAACGTGACCCAACCGATATCATCGAACGAGAAACGTAAAAACGAAACCGAATTCTTGGAAGACAAGCATAGTTACGGAATTGTGTTACCGGAAGACTCATCTTCGCATAAGGTGGCCGTTCCTATTGTTGCGGTCATTGATCCTTCAAACGCTGATAAGGGCAAAGTGAAGAGCCCCATCGTGGCCATTCTGCCTAATCAAGTTAAAAATGGCGAGCTGAATAGCCAGGTTGAATTCTTGAAGCATAACAGCGAGAAGATTCAGAAGAAAGCTCAAGACTTTGTTGATCAGAGTTCATTGACGGTCAATCCTGACTATTGGAAATCTTCCACACCGTCGGAG AACACTGTTGCTTTATCGCCTTATAGCAGTGCACCAGTGTCCTACTTGGATGAAGCAGCCCCAAGTTTGGCTACAAACGAAAAGTTCTTGTCTCCAGTAGTCGTGTCGCAATGGGCAATGCTGACACCATCTCTGCAGGATGATCAAATGGATTATTCACAAGAAACAGGTGACATGGATGTAGCtgaagatattatatttagacCTCTGTTTAGGTATCGACAGGAATCACAGCAGCGGTCTAAATACTATGACGAAAGCAATCGACGATACAGTTACACACCGTATCGCGGTTATGACAACTATTATCCAACACGATATTTTTACAGACCTCGTAACGGCGGTTATTAA
- the LOC122569330 gene encoding uncharacterized protein LOC122569330 yields the protein MYDIKNQMDSGNNDEVVEVEENQEEKEKLENRRKFRRKSMIYHSISLIVLHALEAIFLIILLPVIIWQWVSVNHRLKIILKTVVEVTLELVMWVIFAGVSVLMTTTFVLEDIYYGQNDYEKLKQLINTRGEPTRSSNEMPNFFKKQSELKLPEN from the exons ATGTACGACATTAAAAATCAAATGGATAGCGGAAACAACGACGAAGTAGTCGAAGTAGAAGAAAaccaagaagaaaaagaaaaattagaaaatag AcggaaatttcgaagaaaatcgatGATTTATCATTCGATATCGTTGATAGTGTTGCACGCTTTGGAAGCAATATTTTTGATCATTCTTCTGCCAGTGATAATCTGGCAATGGGTTTCTGTCAATCATCGTTTAAAGATTATCCTGAAAACCGTAGtagaa GTCACGCTCGAACTGGTTATGTGGGTGATCTTCGCTGGAGTGTCTGTTCTTATGACCACGACATTCGTTTTAGAAGACATTTACTATGGACAAAACGACTATGAGAAGCtcaaacaattaataaatacgcGAGGCGAGCCCACACGGAGCAGTAACGAAATGccgaatttttttaaaaagcagAGCGAACTGAAACTTCCAGAAAACTGA
- the LOC122569328 gene encoding uncharacterized protein LOC122569328 isoform X2: MKQILAVCLLLTVADASVFRENHERPLNRFFHPKRWFPLPEHQFESPGHSFPTPGHSLPIPAYMQVPSDQSPFHKQLEKLFPHKVNQQNKASESCTAVRICHNSLTGEIIITEFDGIQPISNENLGCTSANKKYPDNVNSNNENLNSNENVKGNPRTTMPILTSTSQPQTSESPHNYGEGIIDIRMGY; this comes from the exons ATGAAGCAAATTCTCGCTGTATGTCTCTTACTGACAGTGGCTGATGCTAGTGTTTTCCGGGAAAATCATGAAAGGCCCTTGAATAGATTTTTCCACCCGAAACGCTGGTTTCCATTACCGGAGCATCAGTTTGAATCACCAGGACATTCATTTCCTACACCAGGACACTCACTTCCAATACCAGCATACATGCAAGTCCCATCAGACCAGTCACCATTTCATAAACAATTAGAAAAACTCTTTCCACATAAAGTTAACCAACAGAATAAGGCCTCAGAATCTTGCACTGCTGTGAGGATTTGTCATAATTCGCTAACAGGCGAAATC ATCATTACTGAATTTGATGGAATACAGCCAATAAGTAATGAAAATCTTGGTTGTACAAGTGCCAATAAGAAATATCCTGATAACGTAAATTCTAACAATGAAAATCTTAATAgtaatgaaaatgttaagGGGAATCCCAGAACAACTATGCCAATACTTACTAGTACTTCACAACCTCAAACCAGTGAATCCCCTCATAACTATGGAGAAGGAATTATTGACATTCGAATGGGCTACTAA
- the LOC122569326 gene encoding uncharacterized protein LOC122569326 — translation MRCCGFQYLQLRNVNLCAMWTALVVLFLMASFDVNHAVSLNAEFSDPTVSRLRTVGDIPDRLPRKFRENSRTRRLHIENQHGFDGKVEKIHINSEEDLPGIRAYGVQKKNLENNGYIEKKTQEEIIKDIENTSRIARTVEAYGKAKEHLEMNGYIEVSNSQKPPASYQIPSNQRPRITRSIKAEIKQDNLKNDPEDLEAQDAKIFRPLFVYRQQVARRQHRGRNHVHSFPVSRKSCYN, via the exons ATGCGTTGTTGTGGATTTCAATATCTTCAGTTGAGAAACGTTAATCTTTGCGCCATGTGGACTGCACTCGTG GTTCTGTTTCTGATGGCATCGTTCGATGTCAACCATGCGGTATCATTGAACGCAGAGTTTTCCGATCCAACTGTGTCACGATTACGGACTGTAGGAGACATACCAGACAGGCTTCCAAGGAAATTCAGGGAAAACAGTCGAACTAGGAGATTGCATATAGAAAATCAACATGGATTTGATGGCAAAGTGGAAAAGATCCATATTAATTCCGAAGAGGATCTTCCTGGAATTCGAGCGTATGGAGtgcaaaaaaagaatttgGAGAATAATGGCTATATTGAAAAGAAGACACaggaagaaattataaaagatattgagAACACTTCGAGGATTGCTCGTACG GTCGAAGCCTACGGAAAAGCCAAAGAGCATCTCGAAATGAACGGTTATATTGAAGTAAGTAATTCTCAGAAACCTCCAGCCAGCTATCAAATTCCATCGAATCAAAGACCCAGAATAACCAGATCCATCAAAGCAGAAATAAAGCAAGACAATCTCAAGAATGATCCAGAAGATCTAGAAGCTCAAGATGCCAAAATTTTTAGGCCATTGTTCGTGTACAGGCAACAGGTGGCTAGAAGGCAACATCGAGGAAGAAATCATGTTCACAGTTTCCCAGTTAGTCGGAAATCTTGTTACAACTAA
- the LOC122569324 gene encoding actin-related protein 2/3 complex subunit 1A-A isoform X2: MHVMGIDWAPNTNRIVTCSADKNAYVWTQEGDGKWNPAWVLLRINRAATCVKWSPLENKFAVGSGGRVIAVCYFVSENNWWQCKHIKRPLRSTVTTVDWHPDNKVLVAGSTDYKVRVFSAFISDMEDAPGNGPWGHSNTLGTLLAEFQNTPNGGGWIHSVAFSPCGNKICWVAHNSSICIADATKGNAVIRLYTEHLPFLCCVWMGSNSIIAVGHSCMPMLYSIDDNGQLYFVSKLDNTQKKEAAGLSAMRKFQSLDRQARTDTNDNALDSIHQNTINCVRKVSDNEFSTSGLDGQLVVWDLKLLENSIAGLKIA, translated from the exons ATGCATGTTATGGGTATTGATTGGGCACCGAATACCAATCGAATAGTAACATGCTCCGCAGATAAAAATGCATATGTTTGGACACAGGAAGGGGATGGAAAGTGGAATCCCGCATGGGTACTTTTAAGAATAAATCGTGCAGCAACATGTGTAAAGTGGTCACCATTAG aaaataaatttgctgTTGGATCTGGAGGTAGAGTAATAGctgtttgttattttgtttctGAAAACAATTGGTGGCAGTGTAAGCATATAAAACGCCCATTAAGGTCCACTGTAACTACAGTCGATTGGCACCCAGATAATAAAGTTTTGGTTGCTGGATCCACTGATTATAAAGTTCGTGTATTTAGTGCATTTATTAGTGATATGGAAGATGCACCTGGTAATGGTCCATGGGGTCACAGTAATACTTTAGGAACATTACTTGCCGAATTCCAGAATACTCCCAATGGAG GAGGTTGGATACACTCTGTTGCATTTAGTCCTTGTGGCAATAAAATTTGTTGGGTAGCACACAATTCATCAATTTGCATTGCAGATGCTACTAAAGGAAATGCTGTTATACGATTGTATACAGAGCATTTGCCATTTTTATGTTGTGTTTGGATGGGGTCTAATTCCATTATCGCTGtg GGACATAGTTGTATGCCTATGCTGTATTCTATAGACGATAATGGTCAACTATATTTTGTATCAAAATTAGACAACACACAGAAAAAGGAGGCTGCTGGTTTGTCCGCTATGCGTAAATTTCAATCGTTAGATCGCCAAGCTAGAACCGACACGAACGATAATGCCTTAGATAGTATACATCAAAATACTATCAACTGTGTGCGCAAAGTATCAGATAATGAATTTAGTACGAGCGGTTTAGATGGTCAATTGGTAGTTTGGGATCTCAAG cTTCTGGAGAATTCTATTGCTGGTCTCAAGATAGCATaa
- the LOC122569328 gene encoding uncharacterized protein LOC122569328 isoform X1, which produces MEMKQILAVCLLLTVADASVFRENHERPLNRFFHPKRWFPLPEHQFESPGHSFPTPGHSLPIPAYMQVPSDQSPFHKQLEKLFPHKVNQQNKASESCTAVRICHNSLTGEIIITEFDGIQPISNENLGCTSANKKYPDNVNSNNENLNSNENVKGNPRTTMPILTSTSQPQTSESPHNYGEGIIDIRMGY; this is translated from the exons ATG gaGATGAAGCAAATTCTCGCTGTATGTCTCTTACTGACAGTGGCTGATGCTAGTGTTTTCCGGGAAAATCATGAAAGGCCCTTGAATAGATTTTTCCACCCGAAACGCTGGTTTCCATTACCGGAGCATCAGTTTGAATCACCAGGACATTCATTTCCTACACCAGGACACTCACTTCCAATACCAGCATACATGCAAGTCCCATCAGACCAGTCACCATTTCATAAACAATTAGAAAAACTCTTTCCACATAAAGTTAACCAACAGAATAAGGCCTCAGAATCTTGCACTGCTGTGAGGATTTGTCATAATTCGCTAACAGGCGAAATC ATCATTACTGAATTTGATGGAATACAGCCAATAAGTAATGAAAATCTTGGTTGTACAAGTGCCAATAAGAAATATCCTGATAACGTAAATTCTAACAATGAAAATCTTAATAgtaatgaaaatgttaagGGGAATCCCAGAACAACTATGCCAATACTTACTAGTACTTCACAACCTCAAACCAGTGAATCCCCTCATAACTATGGAGAAGGAATTATTGACATTCGAATGGGCTACTAA
- the LOC122569324 gene encoding actin-related protein 2/3 complex subunit 1A-A isoform X1: MTEVHNLGVDAISCHAWNKDKKEVAICPNNNEIQVYKRTSSGWKLLQNLQEHDMHVMGIDWAPNTNRIVTCSADKNAYVWTQEGDGKWNPAWVLLRINRAATCVKWSPLENKFAVGSGGRVIAVCYFVSENNWWQCKHIKRPLRSTVTTVDWHPDNKVLVAGSTDYKVRVFSAFISDMEDAPGNGPWGHSNTLGTLLAEFQNTPNGGGWIHSVAFSPCGNKICWVAHNSSICIADATKGNAVIRLYTEHLPFLCCVWMGSNSIIAVGHSCMPMLYSIDDNGQLYFVSKLDNTQKKEAAGLSAMRKFQSLDRQARTDTNDNALDSIHQNTINCVRKVSDNEFSTSGLDGQLVVWDLKLLENSIAGLKIA; this comes from the exons atgacAGAAGTTCATAACTTAGGTGTTGACGCTATCAGCTGTCATGCTTGGAATAAAGACAAAAAAG aagTGGCCATTTGTCCAAATAACAATGAGATCCAAGTTTACAAACGCACGTCGAGTGGTTGGAAATTGTTACAGAATCTACAGGAACATGATATGCATGTTATGGGTATTGATTGGGCACCGAATACCAATCGAATAGTAACATGCTCCGCAGATAAAAATGCATATGTTTGGACACAGGAAGGGGATGGAAAGTGGAATCCCGCATGGGTACTTTTAAGAATAAATCGTGCAGCAACATGTGTAAAGTGGTCACCATTAG aaaataaatttgctgTTGGATCTGGAGGTAGAGTAATAGctgtttgttattttgtttctGAAAACAATTGGTGGCAGTGTAAGCATATAAAACGCCCATTAAGGTCCACTGTAACTACAGTCGATTGGCACCCAGATAATAAAGTTTTGGTTGCTGGATCCACTGATTATAAAGTTCGTGTATTTAGTGCATTTATTAGTGATATGGAAGATGCACCTGGTAATGGTCCATGGGGTCACAGTAATACTTTAGGAACATTACTTGCCGAATTCCAGAATACTCCCAATGGAG GAGGTTGGATACACTCTGTTGCATTTAGTCCTTGTGGCAATAAAATTTGTTGGGTAGCACACAATTCATCAATTTGCATTGCAGATGCTACTAAAGGAAATGCTGTTATACGATTGTATACAGAGCATTTGCCATTTTTATGTTGTGTTTGGATGGGGTCTAATTCCATTATCGCTGtg GGACATAGTTGTATGCCTATGCTGTATTCTATAGACGATAATGGTCAACTATATTTTGTATCAAAATTAGACAACACACAGAAAAAGGAGGCTGCTGGTTTGTCCGCTATGCGTAAATTTCAATCGTTAGATCGCCAAGCTAGAACCGACACGAACGATAATGCCTTAGATAGTATACATCAAAATACTATCAACTGTGTGCGCAAAGTATCAGATAATGAATTTAGTACGAGCGGTTTAGATGGTCAATTGGTAGTTTGGGATCTCAAG cTTCTGGAGAATTCTATTGCTGGTCTCAAGATAGCATaa
- the LOC122569319 gene encoding uncharacterized protein LOC122569319: MDINEWVLFNSNIFSSQFDLDNNHMNSNSEETVPESYMYPLFSILTNVELHMDTCETDNNHNTYAMSSRESLESNNNDSNNNLDFIHKSQKQTDIISLSQSGIYETKSIESLSSPSLSDSNDYQIRKIREKAHQICTLLPIYEYDRVFGILYKNRYAENYIELSLWDLLPMERPAIKISSNMKFVDDNSVKCKQIFYHNGLSTQQKHVHGRKRTSSMKQINDLLSMQYSSNNSNTKSKETVLQTMYKGNNSKNFGQILHNYMQYLSSKENIKKQKLSAIYKQKQLKNPTKMLEISDVDLSNIRPYRINSGDLSFTNERNVIKTIISPKNTSPNISPRSKSTLYDTVTSDVPVAVTKSQDSLENIEVKPSTSTGIYSKQNTKHVFGGTRKKDIKFLKKTSESKKDIDIENTRVPLRMQLDKRLEFIFPDLDKNYINKLCARYSNIDLSLDKQFEELINIIVEDRQVSPVEINTKINQEKDYDIDEKHNYLKGIFPNADPAYLKKVIVQTANDPAKLDQFIEDQFKCPTYLTIDEKIRRIRITEQQMLYIHEFDVKQFLEMYPSPHTYFENSKRKHEYNPDAFEFLKYHFNKFEMETLMNVYKQHNYHLTITANTLENMKPDKKTNYTTMWEKTLSDDIPLLHECAFIKHKNRIIEYQKELKKREDEEFEELRKRNELLICQCCYAECIPSKCSTCDDGHVFCNLCIVRGTETQIAQGNGHVPCFVDCDGEFRLSTLQKVLTPMQFSLFVCKKQETEVMSAGIPGLVSCPFCQFASIPPLKDNVFKCLNPECMKESCRLCKEVNHIPLKCYEEKTEKARLFLEEKMTEALVHKCHRCSRPYFKENGCNKITCVCGCKMCYLCDEEITGYEHFNNGICPLTSDDYSLNAAAVQAVAKKTMKYIEEKDPNIKINADIVFPNTEYNYSNANNQLIQKRVDNITRFD, translated from the exons ATGGATATAAATGAATGGGTATTGttcaattcaaatatattttcaagcCAGTTTGATTTAGATAATAATCATATGAATAGTAACTCAGAAGAAACGGTTCCTGAAAGTTATATGTATCCactattttcaatattaactAATGTGGAATTACATATGGATACATGTGAAACTGATAACAATCATAACACATATGCTATGTCCAGTAGGGAAAGTTTGGAGAGTAATAATAATGactcaaataataatttagattttattcACAAGTCTCAAAAGCAGAcagatataatttcattatctcAAAGTGGtatatatgaaacaaaatctATAGAATCTTTGAGCAGTCCATCATTAAGTGACTCTAACGATTACCagattagaaaaataagagagaaaGCTCATCAAATATGTACACTTCTGCCAATATATGAATATGATCGTGtgtttggaattttatataaaaatcgttaTGCAGAGAATTATATAGAGCTTAGTTTGTGGGATTTATTACCAATGGAAAGGCcagcaataaaaatttcttctaatatGAAATTCGTAGATGACAATTCTGTCAAATGCAAACAGATATTTTATCACAATGGTTTATCGACACAGCAAAAACATGTTCATGGGAGAAAAAGAACTAGTTctatgaaacaaataaatgacCTATTAAGCATGCAATATTCATCGAATAATTCAAATACCAAAAGTAAGGAGACTGTTCTACAAACAATGTATAAAGGGAATAATAGCAAGAATTTTGgacaaatattacataattatatgcAATATTTGAGTAGTAAGGAAAACAttaagaaacagaaattatcTGCCATATATAAacagaaacaattaaaaaatccaacaaaaatgttagaaatatcAGATGTTGATTTAAGTAATATAAGACCTTACAGAATAAATTCTGGTGATTTGTCATTTACtaatgaaagaaatgttattaaGACAATAATTTCACCTAAAAATACATCGCCTAATATATCACCAAGATCCAAAAGCACATTGTATGATACTGTAACAAGTGATGTACCAGTTGCGGTAACAAAATCACAAGATTCACTTGAAAACATAGAAGTAAAACCATCAACTTCTACTGGAATTTATTCTAAACAAAATACCAAACATGTGTTTGGAGGTActagaaaaaaagatatcaaGTTTTTGAAGAAAACTAGTGAGAGCAAAAAAGATATTGATATAGAAAATACTAGGGTACCCCTAAGGATGCAACTGGATAAAagattagaatttatatttcccGATTTAGATAagaattacattaataaactatgtgcaagatattcaaatatagATCTTAGTTTAGATAAACAGTTTGAGgagttaattaatatcatagtAGAGGATAGACAAGTATCTCCTGTTGAAATAAATACCAAAATAAATCAGGAAAAAGATTATGATATAGatgaaaaacataattatttaaaaggaatttttccTAATGCAGACCctgcatatttaaaaaaagttataGTACAAACAGCTAATGATCCTGCTAAATTAGACCAGTTCATAGAAGATCAATTCAAATGTCCTACTTATCTAACAatagatgaaaaaataagacgAATACGTATTACAGAACAGCAAATGCTATACATTCACGAATTTGATGTGAAACAGTTTTTAGAAATGTATCCATCTCCACatacatatttcgaaaattcaaaaagAAAGCATGAATACAATCCTGATGCATttgaatttctgaaatatcattttaataaatttgag atGGAAACTTTAATGAATGTGTATAAACAGCATAATTATCACTTAACTATAACTGCAAATACTTTAGAGAATATGAAACCagataaaaaaacaaattatacaaCCATGTGGGAAAAAACTCTATCAGATGATATTCCTTTATTGCATGAATGTGcctttataaaacataaaaatcgtattatagaatatcaaaaagagttaaaaaaaagagaagatgaAGAATTTGAAGAGTTACGT aaaagaaatgaactTTTAATATGTCAGTGCTGTTATGCTGAATGTATACCATCTAAATGTTCAACATGTGATGATGGCCATGTATTTTGTAACTTGTGCATTGTACGTGGAACTGAAACACAAATTGCACAGGGAAATGGGCATGTTCCATGTTTTGTAGATTGTGATGGAGAATTTAGACTTTCAACTCTTCAGAAAGTATTAACACCGATGCAATTTAGTTTATTTGTTTGCAAGAAGCAAGAAACAGAAGTAATGTCTGCTGGAATTCCAGGTTTAGTTTCATGTCCGTTTTGTCAGTTTGCATCTATACCTCCCTTAAAAgataatgtttttaaatgtCTTAATCCCGAATGTATGAAAGAATCGTGTAG atTATGTAAAGAGGTAAATCATATACCGCTTAAATGCTATGAAGAAAAGACTGAGAAAGCACGTCTGTTTTTGGAAGAGAAAATGACAGAAGCACTTGTACATAAATGTCACAGATGTAGCCGTCCATATTTTAAGGAGAATGGATGCAATAAAATCACTTGTGTCTGTGGTTGTAAGATGTGTTATCTCTGTGATGAAGAAATTACTGGATATGAGCATTTTAACAA TGGTATATGCCCATTAACGAGTGACGATTATTCGTTAAATGCTGCAGCAGTCCAAGCAGTTGCCAAGAAAActatgaaatatatagaagaaaaggatccgaatataaagataaatgcTGATATTGTTTTTCCAAATACAGAATACAATTATAGTAATGCtaataatcaattaatacAG AAACGAGTAGACAATATAACAAGATTTGATTAA